The genomic stretch TGAGTTGAGTCCAACCATCCATTAAGGgatgtttcaaaaatttcttCCTGTATTATTTTCCGGAAAGTGCACTCTACAGTAGCATAAGTGAATGGCAGAAACTATAACAGTGAAAAGAGATTtacacaaagaaaataaataatttacacCGGAAAATACCATTTTGTTATTAACTCAATTACCCAAAGGCATTGACCTTGCTGGCAGGGGGAGGAGATGGAAAAAAATGGGCCATCTAAGAGATTAGGCTGCATAGATGTAATGGAGAATCCTGCCCATTATGGGACTCCCAGTGATGGATGTTGAATTGAACTGTGAAGGAGGAAAATGGTTCAAAAGAAAAGGCAGAGATGATGTTAATCTATGTATCTACTACTGAAACCatacacaaaatatatataaaaaactaaataaataaaactcagacaattattttatataatctATATCTCTTATTATGACATCACAATGTTTCACCAACTTTTgctaaggctccgtttgtttcaacataaaatgttttccgttggaaaatattttcagcttttggctcatatggaaaattagcAACAGCAGACAATGGTTAGTAACCTCCAAAGGCGGTCAAAACTGCTAGTGACTTCATGCGAACACCAGTAGTGGATTCATAAGAACCATTGATGATATGacatacataaaaaaaataccaaaaaaaaaaagaaattgggaTTTAAAAACCTCGAAAAACTGGTTTATAAAATTAACGATCCTTGAAAAATTGAGTTGCAGAAATTTATGAAGCACCAAATAATATTGCATATAGAACACCCTCAGTTAAAAAGAAGACTAGTAATAATTTTCTCTTAGAAAAAGGTTGACAGGAGGGATCTTCATCTGTGCAAGTTAATTTCAGAGACTTCACAAGAGCAATGTTGGGAAATTATATATGAATGTAATTTTATTCACAGTGACGCATACGAGCAATGCTAGGAAAAATTTTTGTGCATGTGTCCATTcatgcacacacacaaatatacaAACAAACACGCAAACACCCCTCAGCCACTCACGCACACACAAGCTCTACTGACTACTGACATCTTAAAACATATACTTGGCATATGCctgtatttttgtgttttattcgAAGAAATTATGTTCAGCATGCAAACAAACATAGAAGAGAAGTTTGGATCCAAAGTGGGCCTCATAACCAGTTAAGGttgaaatttgaatgaaaatacTCAGGTTTGAGCTCTCAATAATCGATCAAATccaggaagaaaagaagaattcacaaactcaaacaaaattattttccaggggaaaaaaaaaattataggggTGATTTCAAAATGAAATTTCCAGGACAAAATGCCACTAAACTAtcaagttaaaatattaaagatagCTAAAGCTCTCAATTGACAGTATCCACTACACTTGGCATGCATAACAATATATCAGAAGACTATCATGACTTAAAAGAGAAACTACATAAACAGAACAATCAAAGTATTAAAACAGCAGGGACAGTAAAAATTGAGAGTATCTTTAGACCCCTCTGTTGCCACTAAATACAACATTTACACAATGAGCAGGAAAAAAATGACTATGGGTGCAAATAAACGAACCTGAATGATAATGACAAGGAAGACTCAACTGGGGGTTGAATTCTAGTTCGATCAGGCGTAATTAGTGGCCAAAAAACTGGAAAACACAAAGTAATCATGACACGTTAGTTGCAAACatgaaacaaaattgaaaaggtAAGTGTCTTTTCCAGGAAACAATTGGACTATATCAATGAGTACAACAACCAGAATTTTAATGAAACTTGCTCTTTCTGCCTTGAAGAAGTCCAAAGGTCCAGGAAAGAGAAACCATAGATAATACCAGCTTAATGTTTGAAGTACCACGCTACCCCTAATAACTATTTGTGCATCCGATATTAAGGTTGCTCTAGCCAATGCCTACAGCATTCATATTCCTCCTATACTAGATTCTATTTGTTTTCAGGGAGAAGCAATCAATTTAGGAGAAATTTCTAATTTACCCagcatcaaaacaaaaactccacAAGATAATTGGATGCTCAAAGCAGAAAAAGTATTTTCAGGAACAATGTTGTCAATTGGAAGCAAGAGTATAAGGGAAAAGATATTTTTGCCCTTCAAGGCAGAGTCCACTTATATAGAAGAGCCTTACCTGAGCGTTCTGAATGATCATTCAAACCAGAACAAAACAGTATGTCCTGCATAATAAAGTAAATGTACATCAAATACAGTAAAGTGTTGTCTAACAGAGGGATATAATGCTTTAACTACAATATGCTGCTCAACAGTAGAACTATTGACTCACCTCTCCCATACCCTGAGAAACATTACGTACCATTTCTGCAGGAAATGGTACCATTGTCAGATAAAAGTGAAATACATCCCGTCCGAAACAAGTGAGAAAAAGTGAAGTTTTAATGaaagaccaaaaacaaaaagaatcaagaaaaagaagggatCACATGGAACAGCCCAAATGTTCTACAGAAAGACTACCAGCCATTCTTAGAACCTAAAAGAACTTTGCTCCAACGGGATACAATACTACAAGATGGTTAATTCTAGAAGCAATATAGGTTGCTGCCATAGAAATGTAAATGATATGCTAtcataaaaaatacatataaagtAATCCATGGGACTCTTAAAGTGGTCACTTATTATCTTCTTTCAATAGATTTCCTAATCCATCAAGGGTCATTAACCAGTGGTGGTACCCCTTAAATGGGGTCCTGGGAGGGGGGACTTGGAAACAGTCCTACCCTTTGATATTTTGCATGAAGTGGCCGCTCTCAAGACCGTATCCCCATATTCCCATTTAGCAGCCAGACTTTTTACCACTGCACCATACAGTGAAAAGGCCATACTGACGTGCATCTGACAAATTTCTAAGCCCATAAAAGGGCATACATTAAACTTCAAGTGGTCAGCCAATATCAACATTCGGGATTAAGTGTTGAAATGACACAGGGTCATGGACAGGGAGGGCCAAACTCAACTGATTAGATGAACAAAATATCTggccaaaataaccaaaaacagaAGATGGACCATTCCAGCAAGGCCAAGCAGGCAGGGAAAGCCCTGTcaattagatcaaaattttGGCATTGACCAGAACATCTGATCGCACTCATAGTTATGTGTAGTTAACAGTGAAAGGTGGAGCGATTGTGAAGTGAAGAAAATACAAGTTTTCCCTTTCCATTAAAGTGCTAAATGACATACCAAATTGCTAAACTACAAAATACCAGAGGCAGAACACTATTTACCTAAGTTTGAAACACTGGGATTCACAGCCAATGTCAAGCCAAGAAAACAGTCCTCAGGTTCAGGGCCAAAGTCCCGTAAATTTAACTCTAGTTTTGGCTTTTCTCCTGAAGAATAGTgcaggaaaaaaagaattaaaggaaaaatactAATATTGAATTAACTACTGTGGAAACCAGAAGTGagctttataaaaatttaaaaagaataaataaacaaatagcCCTTACCCTTGTTGCTCAATTTCAGCTCAAGTGGATCGCGAAGTGGATAAGGAACCCAACCCACCTGTCAAGTACATCTTAGTACATTAAACTAATTTGATGAGATAGAGAAAACAACACTTGAAAACTGCATCTTACATGAAAAAAAGGATGTTTTAATGATTCATCTGCAGCTGGCCTCCTTGAAGGGTCCCATGAACATAGTCGCTATGGACAGCCAAGAAGAAAGTATCAGATATGAAATCATAATGTTACTAGTcttctttaattaattcaaaatgaGTAGAGAAGTGATGATGGTAAAAAGTTGTAAGCTGTATCAACAACACCCACCAAAATCAAGTCGATAGCTTCTGAGCTAGCATTTGGGATGATATCAGCAAGGTTTGCAGGCGAAATCTACACAAAAGAATTGATTATCAATAAATGATAATGATAGCAAAGTCAAACatacaaaaaattgaacaaCATTCCAAACAAAAGCTTACCTCTTCATAACTAAAAATGCTGAGTAATCGAGAGGTGTTCGTCCCTTCAGGGAAAATATTCAAGTCTGGCACACCAAGTATTTTGCAAATCTTGCACAATTGATCTATTTCACTGTCCATGCATGAAACTACTATATAAGATCACAAGTAAAAGTTTAGACTACTATGGTACATCAGGTAGTTCCATAACCTTCTTATAATCTGAATTAGGGGTGTACAAACGGGGCGGTTATAGGCGGTTATAACCACCctgtaaccgctaaccgcataaCCGCTTTGGCAGGCGGTTATAAAAAACCGATAACCGCTAGCcgcctacccttatatataataatataaatatatattttatattaaaaatataacattaaaacgacgccgttttggtgttaaacacaaaaacaatgtcgttttaaATACGAGTTAGGGATAGggtttcatcatattcatttttttaggaACACTTTGacccaaaactatttaaaataagcatAATGAATGCCCAAAACACCTctaaaagcccatataaaaaaacgGTTATAAAATTATAGGTTATTGGTtcgaataaccgctaaccgcctaagcggAGCGGTTAAGCGGTTGGGGTTAGCGGTTTTagtcaataaccgctaaccgcaaccgcttgTACACCCCTAGTCTGAATTGACatcaaaagaaaatcagaaaatacAATTCCCTCTAAAGGTCAGACGAAACacaatatatatttgatgtaCATGCATAAATTTATACATATGTATGTTTGTGTTTGTGCATGTACAGATATGGGATAAACAATGATTGGGCACTGCCCCGTCAACACTTTTAGAGCCTTGCCCATTTTCACATATATCTGGGATTACTTGTATATCTAAACTGTtcaaataatttaacaaatcatAAAGGCAGACATCTTCCAAAATTGGCTTAAATTAGTGcagcaaaatatttatatttctaCTTCTATTTAAATGCTGAATAACATTGcatgtataagaaaaaaagggaagtgCATCTactcttttataaaaaaataatcggGCTAAATTCATATGCTGCATATGTATATAAGAGCAAAAGACAAACAGATTTTgataaaacaacaaacaaatgTTCAGGTGATGATTCTTGTGGATATTTTAAGCATACAGCTTACAAgctgtataaaaaaataatcggGCTAAATTCATATGCTGCATATGTATATAAGAGCAAAAGACAAACAGATTTTgataaaacaacaaacaaatgTTCAGGTGATGATTCTTGTGGATATTTTAAGCATACAGCTTACAAGACAACTTCCTGACTTCTCTAACTTATACTTCATCAATATTAGAAAATATCATCCAACAGTAAGCAGTTCAGCTAAAATGTCTACATGAAATAATATATGGACATCTTTTTGATGGGACAACCATAGATGGACTCAAACCTGCAGCAGGCAGCAATTAGAACATTAAATAATACAGCATGCTGTTCAATAGAAGTGTACAAGAACATAAGGTCAAAGCCATAGACAGGAATGACTAAGTATTAAATTCATGaatcaaaatatcaaattgagtaggaaaattaaaagagatgatcaatttttttctatAGAAACGTTATCATGGAGAGGTGAATCAACTGCATCAGCATTTGTTATGGAAATGGTCATAACTTTCATATAACTCAAACAGAAAACTGGAGCAAACCAccataaaagcaaaataataaaaatcaagcCTCACCACTCCCATTATTAACTTCACCTATACTAGTTATTTGAAAACAATGGGTTGATGGTTACTATTTCACCAGTCATAACCACAACTTGTCAAAATTTGATCACATTAATCATGAACATAGTCTACTGATATTTGAATCTTAACATACAATAAAGAATTCATTCCTTTAGAGTACGAAGACAGAAGATGATAAACTTGGGAAATAGTCACCTTTTACCAGGGAAAATAGGGGATAAAGTGAAAAGCTCAGCTAGTATAACCCCAGCTGCCCACATGTCTGTACATGTCTATATTTGTTAGTCATCACTCAAGTACGATAACAAACCAAGAATAAGTAAACTcaaaattgacatattaaatgaAAGTCTAGTAGAGCCCCAACAAAACAACCTTGCTCAAGAAAATTCTACAATCATCAAAGCGGCTGGAATATTGGATCAATTACCACACTaccttgctctctctctctctctcacacacacaaagacACACAAACATGAACACACAAAGAATTACTCTTACAAAAGCATCAACAACAGCAATTTAAGGGTTCCAGGAAAGATCGATGTTATCATGCTCACGATTCCACCTCAATGCAAAAAAGGGCAAGGGAAAAAGCAAGTAAAATTGGGAAAACTTATGCTGGGTTTTGGGATAATAAGGCTCAAACATCTTTTCAGACAAACATGTTAGGAGAAGAAGTGTCTGTTCAGTATATGTGAAGTGAAAAGATCATGGTATAACGATTTAGCAATAAACCCATTGACTCTATTCcgttgtcttttttattttttgtaagagagagagagagagagagagagagagagacgaatTAAGACGAATCATCATATTTaaacaaaactacaaaaattttcacttaaTGTTTGTCATGATCGCTCAAATGGTTACTGTTAGTTTATAAGTTGACATTGTTATAGTTTAAATTTTGGAAATTAATAAGAATATTGAAAATAGTTGAGACTTATCAGAGTAATTCAATTTTGGATATAGGTTTGGCCGAACGGAAAATATATGCCTAACAAGTCAATCTAGCCCACACCCAGCGtctaagagagagaaagcaGCTAGCAATTTGAAACAAAGAGGAGTAGAGAACTTTGCAATGAGCAGGGAATTCAAAAATGTTTACCAACTGCAGGAGTGTAGGATGAAGACTGCAACAGAACTTCTGGTGCCCGGTACCTAGCATATATAAAAGCACAAACCATAAATATGAATAGTTACTAACTCAAAGGATCAAATTTCAGAGTAATCAGTCAGAGCACATGTTCAGGCAtgcaaacacacccaaaaactgTGCACACCAACAGACAGAATGGATAAGATTAGGTAATTTGATATGACTCACCACCGTGTGGAAACATATTCAGTATAAGGACCCAATGATGACACTTCCCTAGCCAGTCCAAAGTCGCCAATTTTAAGAAAGTCGTTTGTCACCAGCAAATTTTCTTCAAGGTAGAAATGGTCTCTAATTATTTACTTGATAACATAAAATCGTAAAAGTTCATGAAAACGCAAATACAAATCTCAAATCAAGGATGTATGAGCAACAACAATAGGAAAATGTATTACCAGGTTTTAGATCCCGATGAAAATATCCATTTCTGTGCATGTGAGTAAGTCCATGCAACATTTGAGACATAAAGTTTTGGATCTCTTCTCCTGAAAAGGGCCTTTGTCGGTCTCTCATTATTTGATACAGATTATAATCCTGAAGACACGAAGTCCAGAATCAAGCATTTAGTAGAGAGAATAATTGCACTCAATTGAGCACTGGTTCATCAAAACTTAGAATTCAGAGCATGATATTGATTTTCATGAAGAATCATAGGATACCATACTTCTAGCAATTATAATTTGCAATATTATACTTGTACTGATAGAAAACTTTTCGCAGGAGAAAAGGCATAATAAAACAGTACAATATGCTTTAATGCACACTAAGCCAAAACATGGCATAGAGTGTGAGAAAATACCCTTCCAAAAGTGGTGCCTACAACTGCCTATTCAGAAGATTTAAGattggctcttttttttttttgaatattatccTTAAACAACCTTGGTTCTAAATAGGCAACTGATAGTTCAGGAAGGATATGAGAAGGCAACACTAAATAAAAtgcaaattcaaattaaaacgAAATTTCCATCTAGCAATTGATAATACAACCAAATGATTTAAGTGAAATAAGTTCACTATTCATTTTAGCTTTTTTGTGTGAGCATAGATCATTAATTATAACATTCCCCCAGATCTTCATATCAGCCTAAATGCATCCAACTTGCAACTGTGTAATAACAGTTGCTACCAACAATTGATTACAACTTTCAACCTTCATTCCTCTAAGATTTGATTTTACCAAAGATAATGGCTATGTTTTTCATATGAGAGGACgtgattattttattagaaagtaATCAGGAATACGAACCATATCAATTAGGATTAGAGTGACAAACatgtttgaataaaaatatagcaaATATATCTAATGCACCATTGCCTTCGGTCAGTGGGATATGACATCAGTTGTTAATTCGTGGTTTTCTGCATAAGAATCACATATCAAAAAATGTATAAAGTAACAACAAAAACTCTCTTACCATATATTCAAAAATGAAGAACAATTCATTGTTTTCCCTGATAACCTCCTTCAACTTTATGATATTGGGATGATTCAGTTTTCGAAGTGcctgcaaaaaaacaaaaagttactTCCATCAATGATACAATCAGACACACAATATACATCCATATGAATGCATGTACCTATGTATGTACAATATGCAATATGTTATCATTCAAATTGCCACCAGCTCATACCTTAAGTTCTCGTAACTTTGTGTGTTCTTGccaaaaataaaactttctcTTCAATTTCTTGACAGCAACCTGAGATCAGAAATATCAGAAAAGAACCACAGAACTATAGAAGGATttccaaatgaataaaaaaaaaggcccaaagaATAATACTttctaagaaaaagaaaactagagAATGTGGGATAAAGAATAATAGAAAGTTTAGACTGATTGTTCAGCACTGGAAAAGGCAACACGAAAACTAGCGACGATTTCCATCCCTTCCAATGCACAATGTGGATTTGATCTTTcaacttctttgtttttttaaaaaaaaaattttaatttttaatttttaattttttttatttttattttttttatgagtaattcaatcttattagaaaACGCAAACGAGTGAAACTCAagtatacaggaagtatacaaaaaagaCGCCCAattagagagaagaaaaagaacacaaatccagaaattctagaaaattagaAAGCGAAAACTATTATAAACAACCATCCAAACATAAAGAGATTTGAACTTAATAGTTTTTAATTCTATCATCAATTTCCCCCAATCTTTAAAGTTTCAAGAATTGCATTCTCTCCAAATATACTAACATTAAGGACAAAGGAACTATCCTCCAGACTTCTATAATCTAGTGGCTTCCAAACTGACCTCTCCAACTAGCCAACAGTTCCACTACCCATTGGGATATGGCCCACTCTAtcccaaaaagacaaaaaatcgATACCCGCAAATCTCTAGTAATTTGCAGTAGAACAGAAGATGATCAATGGTTTCCCACTCTTACATACGCAATACCAATCCATCACTATGATGTGCCTCTTTCAACTTCTTTAGATCAATCTTTTATTGGAGGCCACTCCACACAAATTTCTCAGCATCAAGCATTCATCAACTAGTTTCAAGACATCAGAGAAGTTCACAAGGAGCAAAACAACAACTTTGTTAAACCCAGCCACAATCAACATCTTCCCATAGCAAGCTTAGAGACGATAAAGATGCCATAAAATGATCCAAGTTTGATATGTGGCCTACGTATGATATGTCTTCTAGTTCTTACAGATTTAAAgattaaataagtaaaaaaatacgTACATTCAGCATTAATAGTTCaaattttgtagattttttCTAATGGAAATTCTCAGACTAATTTTATTCTAATTACTTGTCATTGGAAAAAATGATGGATCTGAATTCcatatttttcccaaataaatGTGAAAGACACCTATTAAAAATCAACGTACCACTTTACAGAAGCCCTTTTGCTTAtgcaagaaaaaagaatgacaaaaattttatattctaacactttaGGAAGGATAAtcaattgcaaaaaaaattaataaacacaTATAGTTAGGAGATATACTAAGGACATAAGGTTGCTTTGTAAAGAGAAGCTTACAATCTCGCTTGTTAGCTTATCCCAGGCCTTATATACACAACCACAAGTACCATCTCCAAGCTCCTCCAAAATCTTATATCTGGAAATAAGAAACACAGCAATAGGCTCAcagaaagaggaaaaaaccTGGTGATCATACACAATCCAAAGCTAAGCAAGAAACTAACCTTTCCATAATTACAGCTGCAGCAAATTATAATCAGAATTATTTCAAAGGAATTCAATCAACCTCCATACAGAGGTGCCAGCACTGACAGCACAGTGTCTGCAAATAGCTTGTAGAGATTCTATAGTTCCAAAACGTAGCATGAAACATTTGATGTCGTCAAAAAACCACTTCTCATTGTAGGAGTGACTAAAAATCAATGAAGTATCTATCAACATGTTGCAAACCTCCGCCCAACCTCCACCAAAACAAGCATAACACTTAGTCTGCACCAATGTTAATCCATTTTATTTACATTTACTTCAATGAAATCCCATCAATAAAATGGGGGGCACTTGAGctgcaataaattattaaaaaaataaataaaaattagtatgATTCTTAACATTCAGAATCCCTCAACAATGAAAGCAGATAATATCTACCAAAATATTAAGAACTAACAATCCccgaaaaaggaaaaaaaataaaaaagagaaagtgctGCATAAGCTAAAGCCACAAATCC from Corylus avellana chromosome ca1, CavTom2PMs-1.0 encodes the following:
- the LOC132180574 gene encoding serine/threonine-protein kinase MHK, with amino-acid sequence MERYKILEELGDGTCGCVYKAWDKLTSEIVAVKKLKRKFYFWQEHTKLRELKALRKLNHPNIIKLKEVIRENNELFFIFEYMDYNLYQIMRDRQRPFSGEEIQNFMSQMLHGLTHMHRNGYFHRDLKPENLLVTNDFLKIGDFGLAREVSSLGPYTEYVSTRWYRAPEVLLQSSSYTPAVDMWAAGVILAELFTLSPIFPGKSEIDQLCKICKILGVPDLNIFPEGTNTSRLLSIFSYEEISPANLADIIPNASSEAIDLILRLCSWDPSRRPAADESLKHPFFHVGWVPYPLRDPLELKLSNKGEKPKLELNLRDFGPEPEDCFLGLTLAVNPSVSNLEMVRNVSQGMGEFIMQDILFCSGLNDHSERSVFWPLITPDRTRIQPPVESSLSLSFSSIQHPSLGVP